In one window of Henckelia pumila isolate YLH828 chromosome 1, ASM3356847v2, whole genome shotgun sequence DNA:
- the LOC140869840 gene encoding uncharacterized protein, whose protein sequence is MIQPDASGRLVKWTVELGEYDIEYRPRAAIKAQAVSDFLTEVITFGQEEVWRIFVDGASSLEGSGVGVILISPTQEKTKVAIRLSSFKSNNEAEYEAVISGFKLAREVGVRHVIVYSDSQLVVQQVQGTFSIREKRLQEYVGLIKQQGEELSSWSIEQIPREHNAEADALARVASSLTGIDSREVIQQSGSVMSIEGREEEASERSWMAPLVEYLQTGILPGEEAHARKLRRQVARFTLINEKLYRRSFQGPLLRCLAQGEVRYVLQEIHEGCCGDHGGALSLVRRTLLAGYWWPTLQQDARQVVKTCEGCQRFGNFSHKPAAELQPMWASYPFDQWGMDIVVPFPVGPGQRKFLLVVVDYFSKWVEAEPLARITEEAVLGFIWKNIVCRFGLPRKLVSDNGRQFQGKKIKDWCT, encoded by the coding sequence ATGATTCAACCGGATGCTTCAGGTCGATTGGTCAAGTGGACAGTAGAATTGGGAGAATACGATATAGAGTACAGGCCTCGGGCAGCTATTAAGGCACAAGCTGTGTCTGACTTCCTGACCGAGGTCATCACATTTGGACAGGAGGAGGTGTGGAGAATCTTTGTGGATGGGGCCAGCAGTTTGGAAGGAAGTGGAGTGGGGGTGATTCTCATTTCTCCCACTCAGGAAAAAACTAAAGTGGCGATAAGATTATCATCTTTCAAGTCAAACAATGAAGCAGAGTATGAAGCAGTAATCTCGGGCTTTAAATTGGCTCGGGAGGTGGGAGTCAGGCATGTGATTGTGTATTCAGATTCTCAACTGGTAGTACAGCAAGTCCAGGGAACTTTTAGCATCAGAGAGAAGAGATTGCAGGAGTATGTGGGACTTATCAAACAGCAGGGAGAAGAACTTTCTAGCTGGAGCATTGAGCAAATTCCCAGGGAGCATAATGCGGAGGCAGACGCCCTAGCCAGGGTGGCATCATCCCTCACTGGTATTGATAGCCGGGAGGTGATACAACAGTCCGGGTCGGTGATGTCCATTGAAGGAAGGGAAGAAGAGGCCTCGGAAAGATCCTGGATGGCTCCCCTTGTAGAGTACTTGCAGACAGGAATCCTTCCCGGGGAGGAGGCACATGCCCGAAAGCTCAGAAGGCAGGTAGCTCGATTCACCTTGATTAATGAAAAGTTATACCGGCGATCTTTTCAGGGTCCCTTGCTAAGGTGCCTAGCCCAAGGAGAAGTGAGGTATGTACTTCAGGAAATACACGAAGGCTGTTGCGGAGATCACGGAGGGGCTCTGAGCTTGGTCCGACGTACCCTATTGGCGGGATATTGGTGGCCCACCCTGCAGCAGGATGCCCGGCAGGTAGTCAAGACGTGTGAAGGATGCCAAAGGTTTGGGAACTTTTCTCACAAGCCAGCGGCGGAGTTACAACCGATGTGGGCATCCTACCCTTTTGATCAGTGGGGCATGGATATCGTGGTACCATTTCCTGTGGGCCCCGGACAGAGAAAGTTCTTACTGGTGGTAGTGGATTATTTCTCTAAATGGGTGGAGGCTGAGCCATTAGCGAGAATCACTGAAGAGGCGGTGTTGGGATTTATTTGGAAGAACATTGTCTGCCGATTTGGTTTACCTCGGAAGCTTGTCTCGGATAATGGGAGGCAGTTCCAGGGAAAGAAAATAAAGGATTGGTGCACATAG